From Tachysurus fulvidraco isolate hzauxx_2018 chromosome 10, HZAU_PFXX_2.0, whole genome shotgun sequence, one genomic window encodes:
- the LOC113659925 gene encoding troponin I, fast skeletal muscle-like: MSEKKMSSSRKHQLKSLMLSIAKGLLEAEAVAAEETRNTYMDETCPPLELSGSLADLQELCKKLHTRIDKIDEERYDLESKVSKSNKEIDDLKIKVQDLQGKFKKPALKKVRMSADSMLQALLGSKHKVNLDLRANLKQVKKEVKEESAEQVGDWRKNIEDKAGMDGRKKMFETS; this comes from the exons ATGTCAGA aaaaaagatgtcCTCGAGTCGGAAGCATCAACTGAAG AGCTTGATGCTTTCCATTGCTAAAGGTCTTCTAGAAGCTGAAGCAGTTGCAGCAGAAGAGACAAGGAACACTTATATGGATGAGACTTGTCCACCTTTGGAACTCTCAGGATCTCTTGCTGACCTTCAG GAGCTGTGCAAGAAGCTCCACACAAGGATCGACAAAATAGATGAGGAGCGATATGACCTGGAAAGCAAAGTGTCCAAGTCTAACAAAGAG ATAGATGACCTGAAAATTAAAGTTCAAGATTTGCAAGGAAAGTTCAAGAAGCCAGCGCTGAAGAAGGTGCGCATGTCTGCAGACTCTATGCTTCAGGCTCTGCTCGGCTCCAAACACAAGGTGAACCTGGATCTGAGAGCCAACCTGAAACAAGTGAAGAAGGAGGTCAAAGAAGAG TCTGCAGAGCAAGTTGGTGACTGGCGTAAGAACATTGAGGACAAGGCTGGTATGGATGGCAGGAAGAAGATGTTCGAGACCTCCTAA
- the LOC113659924 gene encoding troponin I, fast skeletal muscle-like, with amino-acid sequence MTDKKKMSMSRKHSLKSSMLQVAKDLLEAEAVEKVQERKKYMEEHCPPLCLPSSKEDLKELCSKLHENIILIDEERYNLERKAKMVVDEVIDLNIKVVDLKGKFKKPPLKKVRMSADAMLQALLGSKHKVNLDLRANLKQVKKEVKEEDKELRDVGDWRKSVEDKAGMGGRKKMFETESSNN; translated from the exons ATGACTGA taaaaaaaaaatgtccatgaGTCGGAAACACAGCCTGAAG AGCTCAATGCTTCAGGTTGCAAAAGACTTGTTAGAAGCTGAAGCTGTAGAGAAAGTGCAAGAGAGGAAGAAGTACATGGAAGAGCATTGTCCTCCTCTTTGTTTACCCAGCAGCAAAGAGGACTTAAAG GAACTGTGCAGTAAACtacatgaaaatattattttaattgatgAAGAACGGTACAACCTGGAACGCAAAGCTAAAATGGTTGTGGATGAA GTTATAGATTTGAACATAAAGGTTGTAGACCTCAAGGGCAAGTTCAAGAAACCTCCTCTGAAGAAAGTGCGGATGTCAGCCGATGCCATGCTTCAGGCTCTGCTCGGCTCCAAACACAAGGTGAACCTGGACCTGAGGGCCAACCTGAAACAAGTGAAGAAGGAAGTcaaggaggag GATAAGGAACTGCGTGATGTTGGTGACTGGCGTAAGAGCGTTGAGGATAAGGCTGGCATGGGTGGAAGGAAAAAGATGTTTGAGACTGAGTCGTCAAACAACTGA
- the LOC113659907 gene encoding troponin I, fast skeletal muscle-like, whose protein sequence is MSEKKMTSSRRHNLKSLMLSIAKGLLEKEAKQSKIDKETYMAQNCPELTLPHSVQELQELCKKLHQTIDKVDEERYDLDSKVQKGDKEIEDLKIKVIDLKGKFKKPALRKVRMSADQMLQALLGSKHKVSLDLRANLKQVKKEVKEEVVDVGDWRKNVEDKAGMDGRKKMFEGEA, encoded by the exons ATGTCTGA aAAAAAGATGACTTCAAGCCGCAGGCACAATCTCAAG agTTTGATGCTTTCGATAGCTAAGGGTTTGCTGGAGAAAGAAGCCAAACAGTCTAAGATTGACAAGGAGACCTACATGGCACAGAACTGCCCTGAGCTCACCTTGCCACACTCAGTGCAAGAGCTGCAG GAGCTGTGCAAGAAGCTGCACCAAACCATCGACAAGGTTGATGAGGAGAGATATGACTTGGATTCCAAAGTACAGAAGGGAGACAAAGAG ATTGAGGATCTTAAGATTAAGGTGATTGACCTGAAGGGCAAGTTTAAGAAGCCAGCTTTGAGGAAGGTGCGCATGTCTGCTGATCAGATGCTTCAGGCTCTGCTCGGCTCCAAACACAAGGTATCTCTGGACCTGAGAGCAAACCTTAAACAAGTGAAGAAGGAAGTCAAGGAGGAG GTTGTAGATGTCGGTGACTGGCGTAAGAACGTTGAGGACAAGGCTGGCATGGATGGCAGAAAGAAGATGTTTGAGGGCGAGGCTTAA
- the LOC113659906 gene encoding troponin I, fast skeletal muscle-like, which yields MSEKKLTSSRRYHLKSLLLSIAAGLLEAEAKQLVEDKETYLNEQCQQQGLPSSVQELQDLCRKLHQCIEKVDEERYDMEAKVAKTNKEIDDLKIKVQDLKGKFKKPALRKVRMSADQMLQALLGSKHKVSLDLRANLKQVKKEVKEESAEQVGDWRKNIEDKAGMDGRKKMFESEA from the exons ATGTCAGA GAAAAAGCTTACATCCAGCCGCAGGTATCACTTGAAG AGCCTGCTGCTCTCCATTGCTGCTGGCTTGCTGGAGGCTGAGGCCAAGCAGCTTGTTGAGGATAAGGAGACTTACTTAAATGAGCAATGCCAACAACAGGGCCTTCCAAGCTCTGTGCAGGAGTTGCAG GACCTGTGCAGGAAGCTCCATCAGTGCATTGAAAAAGTTGATGAGGAGAGGTATGACATGGAGGCGAAGGTTGCAAAGACAAACAAAGAA attgaTGACTTGAAGATTAAAGTTCAGGACCTGAAGGGCAAGTTTAAGAAGCCAGCTTTGAGGAAGGTGCGCATGTCTGCTGATCAGATGCTTCAGGCTCTGCTCGGCTCCAAACACAAGGTGTCTCTGGACCTGAGAGCAAACCTGAAACAAGTGAAGAAGGAGGTCAAGGAGGAG tctgCAGAACAAGTTGGTGACTGGCGTAAGAACATTGAGGACAAGGCTGGTATGGACGGCAGGAAGAAGATGTTTGAGTCCGAGGCTTAA
- the LOC113660140 gene encoding troponin I, fast skeletal muscle-like: MSEKKMSSSRKHNLKSLMLSIAKGLLEVEAKEREEERKRHMAETCPSLSLPSGLQALQDLCKELHHKIDVIDEERYDLESKVNKSSKEIEDMKIKVQDLKGKFKKPALRKVRMSADQMLQALLGSKHKVSLDLRANLKQVKKEVKEEDKELRDVGDWRKNIEDKAGMDGRKKMFESES; this comes from the exons ATGTCAGA GAAAAAGATGTCTTCGAGTCGCAAGCATAATCTGAAG AGCTTAATGCTCTCAATCGCTAAAGGTTTGCTTGAGGTTGAAGCaaaggaaagagaagaggagaggaaaaggcACATGGCAGAAACGTGCCCTTCTTTATCTTTGCCAAGTGGCTTACAAGCACTTCAG GACCTGTGCAAAGAACTTCACCATAAGATTGATGTGATTGATGAAGAGAGATATGATCTGGAGAGTAAAGTGAACAAAAGTTCTAAGGAG ATTGAGGACATGAAGATTAAAGTTCAGGACCTGAAGGGCAAGTTTAAGAAGCCAGCTTTGAGGAAGGTGCGCATGTCTGCTGATCAGATGCTTCAGGCTCTGCTCGGCTCCAAACACAAGGTATCTCTGGACCTGAGAGCAAACCTTAAACAAGTGAAGAAGGAGGTcaaggaggag GATAAGGAACTACGTGATGTCGGTGACTGGCGTAAGAACATTGAAGACAAGGCTGGCATGGATGGCAGAAAGAAGATGTTTGAGTCTGAGTCTTAA